From the Candidatus Tanganyikabacteria bacterium genome, one window contains:
- a CDS encoding LmeA family phospholipid-binding protein, whose product MGTAFYALLAFLAYALPYTLLALAPGAMADAAGKTLRERIDPPGAARFALDVDPPIRAAGGELDRVAVAIASATIAGALPVEYLELEARHIRFDVWAAVFDRQLVLRGPMEASGSVELTEEGLTQFVRSDLVRAQFRGLTPPRNVALPGMSGAVTRVDIVPTKVGLADGRIEVRAQVQVPDLGLAVPVAASARPILIDATHFTVAEPRVVAMGRVLGAEQLLRGAQMPIFDLADLASGDVAVRVANLEVSGGRLKVAGEATIRRLPPPQ is encoded by the coding sequence ATGGGCACGGCCTTCTACGCTCTCCTGGCGTTTCTGGCCTACGCATTACCGTACACGCTCCTTGCCTTGGCGCCCGGCGCGATGGCCGACGCGGCCGGCAAGACCCTGCGCGAGCGCATCGATCCCCCCGGCGCCGCCCGGTTCGCCCTGGATGTCGATCCGCCCATCCGCGCGGCCGGCGGCGAACTCGACCGCGTGGCCGTGGCGATCGCCTCGGCGACCATCGCCGGCGCCCTCCCGGTGGAGTACCTCGAACTCGAGGCCCGGCACATCCGCTTCGACGTCTGGGCCGCGGTGTTCGACCGGCAACTGGTCCTGCGCGGGCCCATGGAGGCCTCGGGATCGGTCGAGTTGACCGAGGAGGGCCTGACGCAGTTCGTCCGGTCGGATCTGGTGCGGGCGCAGTTCCGCGGGCTGACGCCGCCGCGCAACGTGGCGTTGCCCGGCATGAGCGGGGCGGTGACGCGCGTGGACATCGTGCCCACCAAGGTCGGCCTGGCCGACGGGCGCATCGAGGTGCGCGCCCAGGTCCAGGTGCCCGATCTGGGCCTCGCGGTGCCCGTCGCGGCGAGCGCCCGGCCGATCCTCATCGACGCCACGCACTTCACCGTGGCCGAACCCCGGGTGGTGGCCATGGGCCGGGTGCTGGGCGCCGAGCAACTGCTCCGCGGCGCCCAGATGCCCATCTTCGACCTGGCCGATCTCGCCTCCGGGGACGTGGCCGTGCGGGTGGCCAACCTGGAGGTGAGCGGCGGCCGCCTCAAGGTGGCGGGCGAGGCGACCATCCGCCGGTTGCCGCCGCCGCAGTAG